In Pochonia chlamydosporia 170 chromosome Unknown PCv3seq00008, whole genome shotgun sequence, the following proteins share a genomic window:
- a CDS encoding MFS nicotinic acid transporter Tna1 (similar to Coccidioides immitis RS XP_001242175.1), with protein MVSHSADSTEKVVVPPNHDEYVSNGVKIDDKAPSDTDDMGVATITTPPNFDHIDEKKVLWKMDIRLIPMLALLYLLSFLDRGNIGNAEVEGLSADLGILPDQYNWCLTVFFFTYAAFEVPSNLLLKKLRPSRWLPTIMVAWGLVMTLMGLVKNYHGLLIARIFLGVTEAGLFPGVAYYLTMWYCRHEIQFRQALFFSAASIAGAFSGLLAFAISKMDGTAGLEGWRWIFILEGIATVVVAFAAFFLIHDFPDTASFLTEEEKAFVIHRLKYQGQAKMTVGDAETQARAQVEQAEEFEWKYVWQAFKDWQIWVNIFVYWGIVCPLYGISLFLPTIIKSLNYSKTEAQLMTVPIYITAAILAVIVAFCSDRVGKRSPFVIAPMCMMLVGFTMCIASGNPKVVYGGVFIAACAIYPAFPGVIAWLSNNLSGSYKRSAGMALQIGIGNLGGAMASNFYRKKDKPRYFLGHGLEIGFIVLGIIAAFILILGYRRLNRKRERQLAAGEADKYTAAELSALGDKAMTFRYMY; from the exons ATGGTTTCTCATTCGGCTGATTCGACCGAAAAGGTCGTGGTGCCGCCAAACCATGACGAATATGTCAGCAATGGCGTGAAGATTGATGATAAGGCGCCCAGCGACACTGATGATATGGGTGTTGCGACAATCACCACGCCGCCTAATTTTGATCACATTGATGAAAAGAAGGTTCTTTGGAAG ATGGATATCCGACTAATCCCCATGCTCGCACTTCTGTATCTGCTCTCGTTTCTTGATC GTGGAAATATTGGCAACGCCGAAGTCGAAGGGCTCAGTGCCGATCTCGGCATCTTACCTGACCAATACAACTGGTGTCTCacagtcttcttcttcacatATGCCGCGTTCGAAGTCCCGTCCAACTTGCTGCTCAAGAAACTCCGCCCCAGTCGCTGGTTGCCCACCATCATGGTAGCATGGGGTCTCGTCATGACACTCATGGGTCTTGTCAAGAATTACCACGGTCTGTTGATTGCGCGTATATTTTTGGGCGTGACTGAGGCTGGTCTGTTCCCTGGTGTAGCT TACTACCTCACTATGTGGTATTGTCGACACGAAATCCAGTTTCGCCAggctctcttcttcagcgCTGCCTCCATAGCTGGCGCCTTTAGCGGTTTGCTTGCTTTCGCAATTAGCAAGATGGATGGTACGGCTGGACTCGAGGGCTGGCGATGGATCTTCATACTCGAGGGTATCGCAACTGTTGTTGTGGCATTtgccgccttcttcttgattCACGACTTCCCCGACACGGCCTCCTTCTTGAcggaagaagagaaggcgTTCGTTATCCATCGCCTCAAGTATCAGGGTCAGGCAAAGATGACCGTAGGCGACGCCGAGACCCAAGCACGCGCGCAGGTCGAGCAGGCTGAAGAATTCGAATGGAAGTATGTCTGGCAGGCGTTTAAGGACTGGCAGATTTGGGTGAACATCTTTGTGTACTGGGGT ATTGTCTGTCCGCTTTACGGCATCAGCTTGTTCCTGCCGACGATTATCAAGAGCTTAAACTATTCCAAGACGGAAGCACAGCTGATGACGGTGCCGATTTATATCACggctgccatcttggccgtaATCGTGGCCTTTTGCTCGGATAGGGTTGGCAAGAGAAGTCCATTTGTGATTGCACCCATGTGCATGATGTTGGTGGGATTTACAAT GTGCATTGCGTCTGGCAACCCAAAGGTCGTGTATGGCGGCGTATTCATCGCGGCTTGCGCCATCTATCCTGCATTCCCTGGTGTTATCGCTTGGCTATCAAACAATTTGTCGGGCAGTTACAAGCGGAGTGCTGGCATGGCGCTGCAGATTGGTAtcggcaatcttggtggT GCTATGGCATCCAACTTTTATCGCAAAAAGGACAAGCCTCGCTACTTCCTTGGCCACGGCCTCGAAATCGGCTTTATCGTGCTGGGTATAATTGCGGCATTCATTCTCATCCTGGGTTATAGGAGATTGAACCGCAAGAGGGAGCGGCAGCTCGCCGCCGGTGAGGCCGATAAGTATACTGCAGCAGAGTTGTCTGCTTTGGGAGACAAGGCAATGACATTTAGGTACATGTATTAG
- a CDS encoding 3-hydroxyacyl-CoA dehydrogenase (similar to Metarhizium acridum CQMa 102 XP_007812154.1): MQSNAVARRTQFSSCDECRRSRVGCDALSRSNETGDSSASCTRCLNRNQQCTFKWMKEKGAEPKRAPLGRRKLRRQSEASTGGGPNILNDRLDDRLPSSPRDAWDPVKPRQLTAPSPATTDSTSSASDLLSHTESSWLQVIYRDGFDAVFGSWMGRDGCPFLFAEHSLAGKHVNIADVCGRLDQWVAENSDDEKNNPIRAPVREPRVNDRLIDQSMRSTIAAFSARWLYITGKGSQPEPLHYQNIVLALWRTARRDMLRVINRPSYRSMLSLFLFALTPIPSGISEEEEIDGISGQACVHAALQQIQTLRARQRNLQFSGSKVSPSTVKSKSIVASPESIGSSDFIAAESIAYWAALTFDTSASLTLNCRSLLSSGLFGFEAELPWRLIRTGAKMFYEMTKTWRADGVIDMTDERANQIIASGTAWKLLAWKLTSVFKEALRDGHNESEVSRAFGFVTDAIQQFNDVYRRPLEACQRRMHFLGQQTKLRWYSLMLHYHLSILMLIDIIEATERYDLLAGLTETNSDAENAVVNALVFGLQNSFTMAIPSVSSPRDAEETFEASFTVPIISIDPYPHHVVASVQLIRKAIDRDLKQGKISEESHANLHATLEAALSHLPQCSKSVQAARNRFSEKGSPDAIFSRQDP, encoded by the exons ATGCAGAGTAATGCTGTCGCGCGGCGCACTCAATTTTCCAGCTGTGATGAGTGTCGTCGCTCCAGAGTGGGTTGCGATGCACTGAGCCGAAGCAATGAAACAGGCGATTCCTCCGCTTCCTGCACCAGGTGTTTGAACCGAAATCAGCAGTGCACGTTTAAA TGGATGAAGGAGAAAGGAGCCGAACCAAAGCGCGCACCATTGGGGAGACGCAAGCTTCGTCGGCAATCTGAAGCGTCCACTGGAGGGGGTCCGAATATCCTCAACGACAGATTAGATGATCGACTACCTTCGTCTCCTCGTGATGCCTGGGACCCGGTCAAACCTAGACAACTTactgctccttctcctgcaACTACGGATTCAACGTCCTCTGCTTCGGACCTGCTGAGCCACACTGAGAGCAGTTGGCTGCAGGTTATTTACCGAGACGGATTTGACGCTGTGTTTGGCTCTTGGATGGGGAGAGATGGCTGTCCTTTTCT CTTCGCTGAGCACAGCCTGGCAGGGAAGCATGTGAATATTGCAGACGTCTGTGGTCGGCTCGATCAATGGGTAGCCGAGAACTCGGACGATGAAAAGAACAATCCAATCCGCGCTCCTGTTCGCGAACCGAGAGTCAATGATAGGCTGATTGATCAGTCAATGCGCAGCACGATTGCTGCATTCTCAGCCCGTTGGCTGTACATCACTGGTAAAGGCTCGCAGCCTGAACCGCTGCACTACCAAAACATTGTCCTTGCACTTTGGCGGACCGCCCGCCGTGATATGCTTCGAGTCATTAACCGGCCGTCATATAGGTCCATgctttctttgtttttgtttgcaTTAACCCCGATACCCAGCGGCATAtcagaggaggaggaaatTGACGGCATCTCGGGACAAGCGTGCGTCCATGCGGCCTTGCAACAGATACAAACACTACGAGCAAGACAGCGAAATTTGCAGTTCAGTGGATCAAAGGTGTCACCATCTacagtcaagtcaaagtcaatAGTGGCAAGTCCCGAATCTATTGGCAGCTCAGACTTTATTGCCGCAGAAAGCATCGCATACTGGGCTGCATTAACTTTTGATACCTCGGCGTCGTTGACGTTGAATTGTCGCTCATTACTGTCTTCTGGCCTTTTCGGATTCGAAGCTGAACTCCCTTGGAGGTTGATACGGACTGGCGCTAAAATGTTTTACGAGATGACCAAAACTTGGAGAGCTGACGGGGTCATTGACATGACAGACGAGCGAGCGAACCAGATTATTGCGAGCGGAACTGCGTGGAAACTCCTTGCTTGGAAGCTGACGTCGGTGTTTAAGGAGGCCCTTCGTGACGGACATAATGAATCGGAAGTCAGCAGGGCGTTCGGTTTTGTCACAGACGCAATTCAACAATTTAACGACGTCTACCGGCGGCCGTTGGAGGCGTGTCAGAGGCGAATGCATTTTCTTGGACAGCAAACAAAACTTCGGTGGT ATTCTTTGATGCTGCATTACCATCTCAGCATATTGATGTTGATTGACATTATTGAAGCCACGGAACGATACgacttgctggctggcttaACGGAGACTAATTCTGACGCGGAAAATGCCGTCGTTAATGCACTGGTCTTTGGGCTTCAAAATTCCTTCACCATGGCTATCCCTTCCGTGTCAAGCCCACGCGACGCCGAGGAAACATTTGAGGCATCCTTCACCGTACCCATCATATCTATCGACCCATATCCACATCATGTCGTTGCTAGTGTCCAGCTTATTCGCAAAGCTATTGACAGGGACCTGAAACAAGGAAAAATTTCTGAAGAATCGCATGCAAATCTTCACGCTACCTTGGAGGCGGCGTTGAGTCACCTCCCCCAATGTTCCAAGTCTGTGCAAGCAGCTCGGAACCGGTTTTCTGAAAAGGGGTCGCCGGATGCGATATTCTCCCGCCAAGATCC ATGA